One window from the genome of Oncorhynchus kisutch isolate 150728-3 linkage group LG21, Okis_V2, whole genome shotgun sequence encodes:
- the LOC109866751 gene encoding gastrula zinc finger protein XlCGF17.1-like, which yields MTVTLKKEEETGYLGSVSQRHVKASNGSKVERALINTRERRDYCGSSGESTGERCEYPGSSGVSQQQQHDAEEAEKSLFRSEHLKKQQQRPTLTNPYCCSDCEKNCKSSSELKIHQRIHTGEKPYHCSHCGMSFSRSYSLKTHLLIHTGEKSHSCTQCGKSFTTSSNLTKHQKTHTTEKPYSCDQCGKSYVTSSYLTLHQRTHTGEKSYSCDKCDKSYVTSSSLTVHQRTHTGEKPFSCNQCGKSFTTSSSLKVHKRTHTGEKPCSCTQCGKSFTRSSSLQMHQRIHTGEKPYSCNQCGKSFTQPNGLILHQRTHTGEKPYSCTQCGKSFIQASCLKVHLRTHTGEKS from the exons atgactgtcacattgaaaaaagaggaggaaactggatatctgggcTCGGTTTCCCAAAGGCATGTTAAGGCATCCAATGGTTCTAAAGTTGAACGGGCCCTGATTAAtacta gagagagacgggactattgtggatcctctggggagtcGACAGGAGAGAGATGTGAGTATCCTGGGTCCTCTGGGGtgtctcaacaacaacaacatgatgctgaagaggcagagaagagtctcttcagatcagaacacctcaagaaacagCAGCAGAGACCCACATTGACAAATCcttactgctgctctgactgtgagaAGAATTGCAAATCTTCATCAGAACTTAAAATACAccagagaatccacacaggagaaaagccgtaCCACTGCTCTCATTGTGGAATGAGTTTCTCTAGATCATATTCATTGAAAACACACCTGctaattcacacaggagagaaatctcatagctgtactcaatgtggaaagagttttactacatcttcCAATCTGACTAaacaccagaaaacacacacaacagagaaaccttatagctgcgatcaatgtgggaagagttatgTTACATCTAGCTATCTGActttacaccagagaacacacacaggagagaaatcttacagCTGTGATAAATGTGATAAGAGTTATGTTACATCTAGCTCTCTgacagtacaccagagaacacacacaggagagaaaccatttagctgtaatcaatgtgggaagagttttactacatctagctcTCTGAAGGtacacaagagaacacacacaggagagaaaccctgTAGCTGTAcccaatgtggaaagagttttactcgGTCAAGCTCACTGCAAatgcaccagagaatacacacaggtgagaaaccatatagctgtaatcaatgtgggaagagttttactcagccaAATGGACTGATATTacaccagcgcacacacacaggagagaaaccgtatagttgtactcaatgtgggaagagttttatacAGGCAAGCTGCCTGAAAGTACACCTGAGAacgcacacaggagagaaatcttaa